A genomic window from Pseudomonadales bacterium includes:
- the rpsM gene encoding 30S ribosomal protein S13: MARIAGINIPDNKHAVIALTYIFGIGRTTAAQICDAAGVEPSQKIQDLTEEKLDVIRGEIAKRSVEGDLRREKAMSIKRLMDLGCYRGIRHRRGLPVHGQRTRTNARTRKGPRRPIRK; the protein is encoded by the coding sequence ATGGCACGAATAGCCGGAATCAACATCCCGGACAACAAGCATGCGGTGATCGCGCTCACTTATATTTTTGGTATCGGGCGTACCACAGCGGCACAGATCTGTGATGCGGCTGGAGTCGAACCGAGCCAGAAGATCCAGGATCTCACCGAGGAGAAGCTGGACGTGATTCGTGGTGAGATCGCCAAGCGCTCGGTCGAAGGTGACCTGCGCCGCGAAAAGGCGATGAGCATCAAGCGTCTGATGGATCTGGGTTGCTATCGCGGTATCCGTCACCGGCGCGGTCTGCCCGTGCACGGTCAGCGGACACGCACCAATGCGCGTACCCGAAAAGGTCCGCGTCGTCCGATCAGAAAGTAG
- the rplE gene encoding 50S ribosomal protein L5, translated as MTTLYQRYMDEIRPKLQEELGLKNVMEVPRLQKVTLNMGVGEAVGDKKIMDNAVGDMTAIAGQKPVVTNARKSEAAFKIRTGWPVGCKVTLRRDRMYDFVDRLIGIAIPRIRDFRGLNPRSFDGRGNFAMGLQEQIVFPEIEYDKIDKVRGLDVIITTSARTNEEGLALLRALNFPFRN; from the coding sequence ATGACGACTCTTTATCAAAGATATATGGACGAGATCCGTCCGAAGCTCCAGGAGGAGCTCGGGCTGAAGAACGTCATGGAGGTTCCGCGACTGCAGAAGGTCACACTCAATATGGGCGTGGGCGAAGCGGTTGGCGACAAGAAGATCATGGATAACGCGGTTGGCGACATGACAGCGATCGCCGGTCAGAAGCCGGTAGTCACCAACGCGCGCAAGTCCGAAGCGGCGTTCAAAATCCGCACCGGCTGGCCGGTAGGCTGCAAAGTCACGCTGCGCCGCGACCGCATGTACGACTTCGTCGATCGTCTGATTGGCATCGCGATTCCCCGGATCCGGGACTTCCGTGGTCTGAATCCGCGCTCGTTTGACGGCCGTGGCAATTTCGCGATGGGACTGCAGGAGCAGATCGTGTTCCCGGAGATCGAATACGACAAGATCGACAAGGTCCGGGGTCTCGACGTGATCATCACCACCAGCGCGCGAACCAATGAAGAAGGCCTGGCCCTTCTGCGGGCGCTCAACTTTCCGTTCAGAAACTAG
- the rplR gene encoding 50S ribosomal protein L18, with translation MDKKSARLRRARRGRSKMRELRVMRLSVHRTPRHIYAQVIAAEGDRVLAAASTLDKDLRSGSTGNVDAAARVGTLIAERAKAAGITSVAFDRSGFKYHGRIKALADAAREGGLEF, from the coding sequence ATGGACAAGAAGTCAGCGAGATTGCGAAGGGCACGCCGGGGGCGTTCCAAGATGCGTGAACTGCGCGTCATGCGGCTGAGCGTGCACCGCACACCGCGGCACATCTATGCCCAGGTGATTGCGGCTGAAGGTGATCGGGTGCTGGCCGCGGCTTCGACTCTGGACAAGGATCTGCGCAGTGGCAGCACCGGCAATGTGGATGCGGCAGCCCGGGTCGGCACGCTGATCGCGGAAAGAGCCAAAGCTGCCGGTATCACCTCGGTGGCATTCGACCGCTCCGGGTTCAAGTACCACGGACGGATCAAAGCGCTTGCTGATGCGGCGCGTGAAGGCGGATTGGAGTTTTAG
- the rpsD gene encoding 30S ribosomal protein S4: protein MARYTGPKLKLARREGTDLFLKSGVRPIDSKCRIDNPPGQHGARRTRLSDYAVQLREKQKVRRIYGVLEKQFSNYYKRADRQKGATGENLLRLLESRLDNVVYRMGFGSTRAEARQLVSHKAVLVNGSAVNIASYQVQAEDVIRIGEHAREQLRIKSALQLASQRAPVEWVDVDQDKLEGVFRRLPDRVELPVEINENLIVELYSK, encoded by the coding sequence ATGGCCCGTTACACAGGACCGAAACTCAAGCTGGCACGCCGCGAAGGAACAGATCTGTTCCTCAAGAGCGGTGTGCGGCCGATCGATTCGAAATGCCGGATCGACAACCCCCCGGGCCAGCATGGTGCGCGACGGACACGCCTGTCCGACTACGCCGTGCAGCTGCGCGAAAAGCAGAAAGTCCGCCGGATTTATGGAGTGCTCGAGAAGCAGTTCAGCAACTACTACAAGCGGGCGGACCGCCAGAAAGGTGCTACCGGTGAGAACCTGCTGCGCCTGCTCGAGAGCCGGCTGGACAACGTCGTCTACCGTATGGGCTTCGGTTCCACCCGGGCGGAAGCACGCCAGCTGGTTTCTCACAAAGCGGTTCTGGTGAATGGTTCGGCTGTGAACATTGCCTCGTATCAGGTGCAAGCCGAAGATGTGATCAGAATCGGCGAACATGCGCGCGAACAGCTCCGCATCAAAAGTGCACTGCAGCTCGCCAGCCAGCGTGCGCCAGTGGAATGGGTCGACGTTGACCAGGACAAGCTCGAAGGCGTATTCCGTCGGCTGCCCGACCGTGTGGAGCTTCCTGTCGAAATCAACGAAAACCTCATCGTCGAGCTCTACTCCAAGTAG
- the rpoA gene encoding DNA-directed RNA polymerase subunit alpha, whose protein sequence is MAQSVTEFLTPRHIDIQEISASRARVTLEPLERGFGHTLGNTLRRILLSSMPGCAITEVQIDGVLHEYSTMEGVQEDVLDILLNLKGVAVVLHEQDEVVISLSKDGSGAVTAGDFQLSSGVEIANPDHLICTLNDNGSIRMEARVTRGRGYVPVDSVVDEEADSRQIGVLRLDATYSPMRRVAYSVESARVEQRTDLDKLVLDLETNGTIDPEDAIRRAATILQQQLAVFVDLESEGEVAVEEKEDEVDPILIRPVDDLELTVRSANCLKAENIYYIGDLIQRTEVELLKTPNLGKKSLTEIKDVLASRGLSLGMRLENWPPPSLRSDDKVA, encoded by the coding sequence ATGGCACAGTCCGTTACAGAATTTCTGACCCCGCGTCATATCGATATCCAGGAAATCAGCGCGTCCCGCGCTCGGGTGACCCTGGAGCCGCTGGAGCGGGGCTTCGGGCACACGCTGGGCAACACGCTGCGACGCATCCTGCTGTCGTCCATGCCGGGTTGTGCCATCACCGAAGTGCAGATCGACGGCGTTCTGCACGAATACAGCACCATGGAAGGCGTGCAGGAAGACGTCCTGGATATCCTGCTGAACCTCAAAGGTGTGGCCGTGGTTCTGCATGAGCAGGACGAAGTCGTGATCAGCCTGAGCAAGGATGGTTCCGGCGCAGTGACTGCCGGTGACTTCCAGCTCAGCTCGGGTGTTGAGATCGCGAATCCCGATCATCTGATCTGCACATTGAATGACAACGGCTCCATCCGCATGGAGGCGCGTGTCACCCGTGGCCGTGGATATGTACCGGTCGACAGTGTAGTGGACGAAGAAGCAGACTCCCGCCAGATCGGCGTCCTCCGTCTCGATGCGACTTACAGCCCGATGCGCCGTGTTGCCTACAGCGTGGAAAGTGCACGGGTCGAGCAGCGCACCGATCTGGACAAACTGGTACTGGATCTTGAGACCAATGGCACCATAGATCCGGAAGACGCCATCCGTCGCGCGGCAACCATTCTGCAGCAGCAGCTTGCAGTGTTTGTCGATCTGGAAAGCGAAGGTGAAGTTGCGGTCGAAGAGAAGGAAGACGAAGTCGATCCGATCCTGATCCGCCCGGTGGACGATCTGGAATTGACCGTGCGTTCCGCCAACTGCCTGAAAGCGGAAAACATCTACTACATCGGTGATCTGATTCAGCGCACCGAAGTCGAACTGCTGAAGACGCCGAACCTCGGCAAGAAATCGCTGACAGAGATCAAGGACGTGCTGGCATCCCGCGGCCTGTCCCTGGGAATGCGGCTGGAAAACTGGCCACCGCCGAGCCTGCGCTCGGATGACAAGGTCGCTTAG
- the rpmD gene encoding 50S ribosomal protein L30 → MSGNSIRVTLVKSTAGRLKKHKACVAGLGLRRIGHSVEVEDTPANRGMINRVSYMVRVEGEQ, encoded by the coding sequence ATGAGTGGAAATTCGATTCGAGTGACACTGGTCAAGAGCACGGCCGGTCGGCTCAAGAAGCACAAGGCCTGTGTGGCGGGCCTGGGTCTGCGCCGCATCGGCCACTCGGTGGAAGTGGAAGACACGCCTGCGAACCGGGGCATGATCAATCGGGTCAGCTATATGGTCCGCGTGGAAGGAGAGCAGTAG
- the uvrA gene encoding excinuclease ABC subunit UvrA: protein MDTISVRGARTHNLQNINLDIPRDKLIVITGLSGSGKSSLAFDTLYAEGQRRYVESLSAYARQFLSMMEKPDVDHIEGLSPAISIEQKSTSHNPRSTVGTITEIYDYLRLMFARVGEPRCPTHDEPLDAQTVSQMVDQVLSLPKDRRIMVLAPVVTERKGEHLHVFAELISNGFIRARINGLVVDLDEAPKLDKKKKHTIEAVVDRLRVRDDIQQRLAESFETALNLADGVARVADMDDPKAPELVFSARFACPQCGYSISELEPRMFSFNNPAGACEECDGLGVKQFFDPGLVVQDEELTLAEGAIRGWDRRNVYYFHMLTSLAEHYKFDVEVPYATLKQKHRDAILFGSGGERIDFSYVNDRGDVIQRRHKFEGVIPNMERRYLETDSTMVRENLQRYLRVRDCPKCAGTRLREESRHVFIDGVNLPAISSGSVEDTLDYFKGLKLTGRRGEIADKIQKEIRARLQFLVDVGLNYLTLDRSADTLSGGEAQRIRLASQIGAGLVGVMYILDEPSIGLHQRDNARLLKTLVHLRDLGNTVLVVEHDEEAIRSADHIIDIGPGAGVHGGKIVASGKIEDILRSSKSITGQYLSGKKQIKVPAKRTAYNPKKVVRVSGATGNNLQSLTVDIPCGLLTCVTGVSGSGKSTLINHTLFPVSAAKLNKATTLTASPHESITGLQHLDKVVDIDQSPIGRTPRSNPATYTGLFTPIRDLFAQTQEARARGYKPGRFSFNVKGGRCEACQGDGMIKVEMHFLPDIYVPCDVCKSKRYNRETLEVRYKGKNIHEVLDMTVEDAREFFDAVPMLARKLQTLMDVGLSYIRLGQSATTLSGGEAQRVKLSRELSKRDTGKTLYILDEPTTGLHFQDISQLLDVLHRLRDDGNTVVVIEHNLDVIKTADWIIDLGPEGGSGGGQIIATGTPEELARNRRSYTGKYLKALLKARASAA from the coding sequence TTGGACACTATTTCCGTACGGGGTGCGCGCACCCACAACCTCCAGAACATCAACCTGGACATCCCCCGGGACAAGCTGATCGTGATTACCGGGCTGTCGGGATCCGGCAAGTCGTCCCTGGCATTCGATACCCTCTACGCGGAGGGTCAACGCCGCTACGTGGAATCGCTTTCCGCCTATGCCCGGCAGTTCCTGTCCATGATGGAAAAGCCGGACGTCGACCACATTGAAGGCCTGTCTCCTGCCATCTCGATCGAGCAGAAATCGACCTCGCACAACCCCCGTTCCACCGTCGGCACCATTACCGAGATCTACGACTATCTGCGGCTCATGTTCGCCCGGGTCGGCGAGCCACGCTGCCCGACACACGACGAGCCCCTCGATGCCCAGACCGTGAGCCAGATGGTGGATCAGGTGCTGAGTCTGCCGAAGGACAGGCGGATCATGGTGCTGGCACCGGTGGTGACCGAGCGCAAGGGCGAACACCTGCATGTATTTGCAGAGCTGATCAGCAACGGCTTCATCCGCGCACGGATCAACGGCCTGGTGGTGGATCTGGACGAAGCACCAAAACTCGACAAGAAAAAGAAGCACACCATCGAGGCGGTGGTGGATCGCCTGCGGGTCCGGGATGACATCCAGCAGCGCCTGGCCGAGTCCTTCGAGACCGCGCTGAATCTGGCCGATGGCGTCGCCCGGGTGGCGGACATGGATGACCCGAAAGCGCCTGAGCTGGTATTTTCCGCCCGTTTCGCCTGCCCCCAGTGCGGTTACAGCATCAGCGAACTCGAGCCGCGCATGTTCTCCTTCAACAATCCCGCCGGCGCCTGTGAAGAATGCGACGGCCTCGGGGTGAAACAGTTCTTCGATCCCGGGCTGGTAGTCCAGGATGAGGAACTCACCCTGGCGGAAGGCGCGATCCGCGGCTGGGATCGGCGCAACGTCTATTACTTCCACATGCTGACCTCACTGGCCGAGCACTACAAATTCGATGTGGAAGTGCCTTATGCAACCCTGAAGCAGAAACACCGGGATGCCATTCTCTTCGGCAGTGGCGGCGAGCGGATCGATTTCAGCTATGTGAACGACCGGGGCGATGTGATCCAGCGCCGGCACAAATTCGAAGGTGTGATTCCGAACATGGAGCGCCGCTATCTCGAAACCGACTCCACCATGGTGCGCGAGAATCTGCAGCGCTACCTGCGGGTGCGGGATTGCCCGAAATGCGCCGGTACCAGACTGCGGGAGGAGTCCCGGCACGTGTTTATCGATGGGGTGAATCTTCCGGCAATTTCCTCAGGGTCCGTTGAAGACACGCTCGACTACTTCAAAGGCCTCAAACTCACCGGCCGCCGTGGCGAAATCGCGGACAAGATTCAGAAGGAAATCCGCGCCCGCCTGCAGTTTCTGGTGGACGTGGGACTCAACTATCTGACCCTGGATCGCAGCGCGGATACCCTCTCCGGTGGTGAGGCCCAGCGAATCCGACTTGCCAGTCAGATCGGCGCGGGGCTGGTGGGGGTGATGTACATTCTCGACGAACCCTCGATCGGCCTGCACCAGCGGGACAATGCGCGATTGCTTAAAACCCTCGTCCATCTGCGGGATCTGGGCAACACGGTGCTCGTCGTGGAACACGACGAAGAGGCAATCCGCAGCGCGGATCACATTATCGATATCGGCCCCGGTGCCGGCGTACACGGCGGCAAAATCGTCGCTTCCGGAAAAATCGAAGACATTCTCAGGAGTTCGAAATCGATTACCGGTCAGTATCTCTCCGGGAAAAAGCAGATCAAGGTACCCGCGAAACGCACCGCCTATAACCCGAAGAAGGTCGTTCGGGTAAGCGGTGCTACCGGCAACAACCTGCAGTCTCTGACGGTGGACATTCCCTGCGGACTGCTGACCTGCGTGACCGGAGTGTCCGGTTCCGGGAAATCGACGCTGATCAATCACACGCTGTTTCCGGTCAGTGCCGCAAAACTCAATAAGGCGACGACCCTCACCGCGTCACCCCACGAGTCCATCACCGGTCTGCAGCATCTGGACAAGGTGGTCGATATCGACCAGAGCCCCATCGGCCGTACCCCCCGTTCCAACCCGGCCACCTACACCGGCCTGTTCACGCCGATCCGGGATCTGTTTGCGCAGACCCAGGAAGCCCGCGCCCGGGGCTACAAACCCGGACGCTTCAGCTTCAATGTGAAAGGCGGACGCTGTGAAGCCTGCCAGGGTGACGGCATGATCAAAGTGGAGATGCACTTCCTGCCGGACATTTATGTGCCCTGCGATGTCTGCAAGAGCAAACGCTACAACCGGGAGACCCTGGAAGTCCGCTACAAGGGTAAGAACATCCACGAAGTGCTCGATATGACCGTGGAAGACGCCCGGGAATTTTTCGATGCGGTGCCCATGCTGGCCCGCAAACTGCAGACCCTGATGGACGTGGGCCTTTCCTACATCCGGCTCGGCCAGAGCGCCACTACCCTCTCCGGCGGCGAAGCTCAGCGGGTGAAACTGTCCCGGGAGCTGTCGAAACGCGACACGGGTAAGACCCTCTACATCCTCGATGAACCGACCACCGGTCTGCATTTCCAGGATATCTCCCAGCTGCTCGACGTACTGCACCGCCTGCGGGACGACGGCAACACCGTCGTGGTCATCGAGCACAACCTCGATGTCATCAAGACCGCGGACTGGATCATCGATCTTGGACCCGAGGGCGGATCGGGCGGCGGGCAGATCATTGCCACGGGTACACCCGAAGAACTCGCCAGGAACAGGCGCTCCTACACAGGCAAGTACCTCAAGGCGCTGCTCAAGGCTCGGGCCAGCGCGGCATAG
- the rpmJ gene encoding 50S ribosomal protein L36, which produces MKVRASVKKICRNCKMVKRNGVLRVICKVEPRHKQRQG; this is translated from the coding sequence ATGAAAGTAAGAGCATCGGTCAAGAAAATCTGCCGCAACTGCAAGATGGTTAAGCGGAATGGCGTGCTGCGGGTGATCTGCAAAGTAGAACCCCGCCACAAGCAGCGTCAGGGTTAA
- the rpsN gene encoding 30S ribosomal protein S14 gives MAKTSMIEREKKRAKTVAKYAAKRAALKAIIADRNASDEERWDAQLKLQAQPRNASPSRRQRRCGLTGRPHGVYRKFGLGRNKLREAAMRGDVPGLVMASW, from the coding sequence ATGGCAAAGACATCAATGATCGAGCGGGAAAAGAAGCGAGCCAAGACGGTCGCCAAATATGCCGCGAAGCGGGCCGCGCTCAAAGCAATCATAGCTGATCGCAATGCGTCCGACGAAGAGCGCTGGGATGCTCAGCTGAAGCTGCAGGCGCAGCCGCGAAATGCCAGCCCGAGCCGGCGTCAGCGCCGCTGCGGACTGACCGGCCGGCCCCATGGTGTGTACCGCAAGTTCGGTCTGGGTCGAAACAAGCTGCGCGAAGCAGCCATGCGGGGCGATGTGCCCGGCCTGGTCATGGCCAGCTGGTAA
- the rplQ gene encoding 50S ribosomal protein L17 — protein sequence MRHRKSGRQLNRNSSHRQAMFRNMAVSLIAHEVIKTTLPKAKELRRVAEPLITLAKSDSVANRRLAFSRTRDNATVGKLFTEIGPRYADRPGGYTRILKCGFRPGDAAPMAYVELVDRPVVELDDLEGAEEVETEDK from the coding sequence ATGCGTCATCGTAAAAGCGGCCGGCAATTGAACCGGAACAGCTCGCACCGTCAGGCAATGTTCCGCAATATGGCGGTGTCTCTGATCGCGCACGAAGTGATCAAGACGACTCTGCCGAAGGCGAAGGAGCTTCGTCGTGTGGCTGAGCCGCTGATCACCCTGGCGAAGTCCGACTCCGTCGCCAATCGGCGTCTGGCCTTCTCCCGTACCCGGGACAATGCCACGGTCGGGAAACTGTTCACCGAAATCGGCCCCCGCTACGCCGATCGCCCCGGCGGCTATACCCGGATTCTGAAGTGCGGCTTCCGCCCTGGTGATGCAGCGCCCATGGCTTATGTGGAACTCGTGGACCGCCCGGTCGTCGAGTTGGATGACCTCGAAGGCGCGGAAGAGGTCGAGACCGAAGACAAGTAG
- the rpsH gene encoding 30S ribosomal protein S8: MSMQDPISDLLTRVRNAQRAGHVDVSMPSSSAKVAVCQVLKDEGYIADFNVDGDAKPQLQVQLKYHLGRPVIEKIDRVSRPGLRVYKACEELPKVEGGLGVAIVSTNRGMMTDRAARAAGVGGEVVCTVF; the protein is encoded by the coding sequence ATGTCGATGCAAGATCCGATTTCCGACCTGCTGACTCGAGTGCGCAATGCGCAGCGTGCGGGGCATGTGGATGTTTCGATGCCGAGTTCCAGTGCCAAGGTTGCCGTCTGCCAGGTACTCAAGGATGAAGGGTACATCGCCGACTTCAATGTCGACGGCGATGCCAAGCCCCAGCTTCAGGTGCAGCTCAAATATCACCTCGGCAGACCGGTAATTGAAAAAATTGACCGGGTCAGCCGTCCCGGGCTGCGGGTCTACAAGGCCTGTGAGGAACTGCCGAAGGTTGAAGGTGGGCTCGGCGTTGCGATTGTGAGCACCAACCGCGGCATGATGACAGACAGAGCAGCTCGGGCAGCGGGTGTGGGCGGCGAAGTCGTCTGCACCGTGTTCTGA
- the secY gene encoding preprotein translocase subunit SecY — MATNPGQLAGVQAGLSELRSRLLFVFMALLVYRMGTHIPVPGINPDRLAALFDQQQGGILDLFNMFSGGALERMSILALGVVPYITSSIIMNLMTMMYPSLQQLRKEGESGRRKITQYTRYGTLLIALIQGTSLSVTLANQGLAFTTGFAFFFVATTTLVTGALFMMWLGEQITERGVGNGISLIIFSGIVSGFPSAIGQSFEAARQGDINIIALLVIGILAVGLVGFVVYVERGQRRIAVNYAKRQQGRRVFQGQSSHLPLKINMAGVIPAIFASSLLLAPASMAQWFGNSPGMDWLQQISLVLSPGQPLYILMFAGGIIFFSFFYTAIMFDPKDMADNLKRQGAYVPGIRPGQQTAKYIDDVITRLTVFGALYVTAVCLLPEFMIVAFNVTFQLGGTAVLIVVVVAMDFMSQVQAHLMSSQYAKLMEKSNLKGYGRNARVR, encoded by the coding sequence ATGGCGACCAATCCGGGACAACTGGCGGGTGTGCAGGCGGGCTTGAGTGAGCTCCGCAGCCGGCTGCTGTTCGTCTTCATGGCGCTGCTCGTCTACCGGATGGGCACACATATTCCGGTACCCGGCATCAATCCCGATCGCCTGGCTGCGCTGTTCGACCAGCAGCAGGGTGGCATCCTCGATCTGTTCAACATGTTTTCCGGTGGTGCGCTCGAGCGGATGAGTATTCTCGCGCTTGGCGTGGTGCCCTACATCACCTCCAGCATCATCATGAACCTCATGACGATGATGTATCCGAGCCTGCAGCAGCTGCGCAAGGAGGGTGAATCCGGCCGTCGCAAGATCACCCAGTACACACGCTACGGCACACTGCTCATCGCACTGATTCAGGGCACGTCTCTGTCAGTCACACTGGCGAATCAGGGTCTGGCATTCACGACCGGATTTGCGTTCTTTTTTGTCGCCACGACAACTCTGGTAACCGGCGCATTGTTCATGATGTGGCTGGGTGAGCAGATCACCGAGCGGGGTGTCGGTAACGGTATTTCGCTGATCATCTTCTCCGGAATTGTATCCGGGTTCCCGTCGGCAATCGGTCAGTCGTTCGAGGCTGCACGGCAGGGTGATATCAACATCATTGCGCTGCTGGTGATCGGCATCCTGGCAGTGGGTCTGGTTGGTTTCGTGGTCTACGTGGAACGTGGCCAGCGCCGGATCGCGGTCAACTATGCCAAGCGTCAGCAGGGGCGGCGTGTGTTCCAGGGCCAGAGCAGCCATCTGCCGTTGAAAATCAACATGGCGGGCGTTATCCCTGCGATTTTTGCTTCCAGCCTGCTGCTGGCGCCGGCATCCATGGCGCAGTGGTTCGGGAATTCCCCGGGCATGGACTGGCTGCAGCAGATCTCGCTGGTACTTTCACCCGGCCAGCCGCTGTACATCCTCATGTTTGCAGGCGGGATCATTTTCTTCAGTTTCTTCTATACCGCCATCATGTTTGATCCGAAAGACATGGCGGACAACCTGAAGCGGCAGGGTGCCTACGTGCCCGGTATCCGCCCGGGTCAGCAGACGGCCAAGTACATCGACGATGTGATCACCCGGCTGACCGTATTTGGTGCGCTTTATGTCACCGCGGTGTGTCTGCTGCCGGAGTTCATGATCGTGGCGTTCAACGTGACCTTCCAGCTCGGCGGCACCGCAGTGCTTATCGTTGTGGTGGTGGCGATGGACTTCATGTCCCAGGTGCAGGCGCACCTGATGTCCAGTCAGTACGCAAAGCTGATGGAAAAATCGAATCTGAAAGGGTACGGCCGTAACGCCCGGGTGCGCTGA
- the rpsK gene encoding 30S ribosomal protein S11, with protein MAEKKGAKRVVIDGVAHIHASFNNTIITISDRQGNTVSWATSGGSGFRGSRKSTPFAAQVAAEKASLVAVEGGMKSVDVLVKGPGPGRESAVRALNNAGLKINSISDVTPIPHNGCRPPKRRRV; from the coding sequence ATGGCTGAGAAGAAAGGCGCCAAGCGGGTTGTGATCGATGGAGTGGCTCATATCCACGCTTCGTTCAATAACACCATCATCACGATCAGTGATCGGCAGGGCAACACCGTGAGCTGGGCAACCAGCGGTGGCTCGGGTTTCCGCGGATCGCGGAAGAGTACGCCGTTTGCTGCGCAGGTTGCTGCGGAGAAAGCGTCACTGGTCGCGGTCGAAGGCGGCATGAAGAGCGTCGATGTGCTGGTCAAAGGCCCGGGGCCTGGCCGTGAATCCGCCGTGCGTGCACTGAACAATGCAGGACTGAAGATCAACAGTATTTCCGACGTGACCCCGATACCGCACAACGGCTGCCGACCGCCGAAGCGGCGTCGCGTCTAG
- the rplO gene encoding 50S ribosomal protein L15 gives MHLNNLSPAEGSRRRKRRVGRGPGSGWGKTCARGQKGQKSRKSGNVRPGFEGGQQPLKQRVPKFGFRSRVGLSTAEVRLSEIDALGADLVDLDALKTGNVVSRNMKRARVILSGDIHRAVTVKGVAVTRGARAAIEAAGGKVED, from the coding sequence ATGCATCTCAATAATTTGAGCCCGGCGGAAGGCAGCCGGCGCAGAAAGCGACGCGTTGGTCGCGGACCGGGTTCCGGCTGGGGCAAGACCTGCGCGCGTGGTCAGAAAGGACAGAAGTCCCGCAAGAGCGGTAATGTGCGGCCAGGCTTTGAAGGCGGTCAGCAGCCTCTCAAGCAGCGCGTTCCGAAGTTCGGATTCCGCTCGCGTGTTGGATTGTCCACGGCAGAAGTTCGACTGAGTGAAATCGATGCGCTGGGTGCGGATCTGGTCGATCTGGACGCGCTGAAGACGGGCAACGTGGTGTCGCGCAACATGAAGCGCGCGCGTGTAATTCTGTCCGGTGATATTCATCGTGCGGTTACCGTCAAAGGCGTGGCCGTCACCAGGGGCGCTCGCGCTGCAATTGAAGCCGCCGGGGGCAAGGTAGAAGACTGA
- the rplF gene encoding 50S ribosomal protein L6, with product MSRIAKYPVDLPKGVEVKINGQHISVKGAKGSMEMDVHGDVQVVLEDNSVRFAARSGGKLAKALSGTTRALVNNMVTGVSKGFERRLQLQGVGYRAQAQGRKLNLQLGFSHPVEYQLPEGITAETPTQTEIIVTGCDRQQVGQVSAEIRAFRPPEPYKGKGVRYSDERVRRKEAKKK from the coding sequence ATGTCACGTATAGCGAAATATCCGGTCGATCTGCCCAAAGGGGTGGAAGTAAAGATCAATGGCCAGCACATCAGCGTGAAAGGCGCAAAGGGCTCCATGGAAATGGACGTCCACGGCGATGTTCAGGTGGTACTGGAAGACAACAGTGTCCGTTTCGCCGCACGCAGTGGCGGGAAGCTGGCTAAGGCGCTTTCGGGTACGACTCGGGCACTGGTGAACAACATGGTCACCGGGGTTTCCAAAGGCTTTGAGCGTCGTCTGCAGCTGCAGGGCGTTGGCTATCGCGCCCAGGCACAGGGTCGGAAGCTGAATCTCCAGCTGGGTTTCTCCCATCCGGTCGAGTATCAGCTCCCGGAAGGCATCACAGCCGAGACGCCGACGCAGACCGAGATCATTGTCACCGGATGCGACCGCCAGCAGGTTGGTCAGGTTTCGGCAGAAATCCGCGCGTTCCGCCCGCCGGAGCCTTACAAGGGCAAAGGAGTGCGTTATTCGGACGAGCGGGTACGCCGCAAAGAAGCCAAGAAGAAATAA
- the rpsE gene encoding 30S ribosomal protein S5 yields the protein MAYTEESREEGLVEKLVQVNRVAKVVKGGRIFGFTALSVVGDGNGRVGFGRGKAREVPVAIQKAMEAARRNMVQVDLNGSTLWYPMVGRHGASKVFMQPASEGTGIIAGGTMRALLEAAGVHNVLAKCYGSTNPVNVVRATFKALTTMRSPNAVAEKRGKTLEEIGA from the coding sequence ATGGCGTATACCGAAGAAAGTCGGGAAGAAGGACTTGTCGAGAAACTGGTGCAGGTGAATCGGGTTGCCAAAGTGGTCAAAGGTGGCCGCATTTTCGGCTTCACAGCACTCAGTGTGGTGGGCGATGGCAACGGCCGGGTTGGTTTCGGTCGTGGCAAAGCCCGGGAAGTACCGGTCGCTATTCAGAAGGCGATGGAAGCCGCCCGTCGCAATATGGTCCAGGTGGATCTGAATGGTTCGACCCTCTGGTATCCGATGGTGGGGCGCCATGGCGCATCGAAAGTGTTCATGCAGCCTGCATCAGAAGGTACCGGCATCATCGCCGGAGGCACCATGCGCGCACTGCTGGAAGCCGCCGGTGTGCACAACGTGCTGGCGAAGTGCTACGGCTCCACCAATCCGGTGAACGTCGTGCGGGCCACCTTCAAGGCGCTGACGACCATGCGGTCGCCCAATGCGGTGGCAGAGAAGCGCGGTAAAACGCTGGAAGAGATCGGCGCCTGA